One genomic region from Carettochelys insculpta isolate YL-2023 chromosome 4, ASM3395843v1, whole genome shotgun sequence encodes:
- the HELT gene encoding hairy and enhancer of split-related protein HELT, with amino-acid sequence MASKPKERKRTPVSHKVIEKRRRDRINRCLNELGKTVPMALAKQSSGKLEKAEILEMTVQYLRALHSADFPRGREKAELLAEFANYFHYGYHECMKNLVHYLTTVERMETKDTKYARILAFLQSKARFGSDPLFSSLGALPEPDFSYQLHPAPECPAYSPTESVFQQGPGGPFAWHGPARSPTVPYLASSARPLPNPGQQRNTFLSSVQGLDRHYLNLIGHPHPGTFSLPPGQHPSGL; translated from the exons atggcctcGAAGCCGAAGGAACGGAAA CGGACTCCGGTGTCCCACAAGGTGATCGAGAAACGAAGGCGGGATCGGATCAATCGCTGCCTCAACGAGCTGGGGAAGACCGTGCCAATGGCCTTGGCAAAGCAG AGCTCTGGCAAGCTGGAGAAAGCGGAGATCCTGGAAATGACCGTGCAGTACCTGCGAGCCTTGCACTCCGCCGATTTCCCTCGCGGCAGGGAGAAGG cagagctgctggcgGAGTTCGCCAACTACTTTCACTACGGCTACCACGAGTGCATGAAGAACCTAGTCCATTACCTGACCACGGTGGAGCGGATGGAGACCAAGGACACCAAATACGCCCGGATCCTGGCTTTCCTGCAGTCCAAAGCCCGCTTCGGCAGCGACCCCCTCTTCAGCTCTCTgggagccctcccagagccggacTTCTCCTACCAGCTTCATCCCGCTCCGGAGTGCCCGGCTTACAGTCCCACTGAGTCGGTGTTCCAGCAGGGACCCGGGGGGCCCTTCGCCTGGCAcggccctgccaggagccccactgTCCCTTACCTTGCCAGCTCAGCCAGGCCCCTGCCAAACCCCGGGCAGCAGCGCAACACCTTCTTGTCGTCggtgcagggtctggacagaCACTACCTCAACCTGATcggccacccccaccccggcacctTCAGCCTGCCGCCGGGCCAGCACCCCTCGGGGCTATAG